The following proteins are encoded in a genomic region of Parabacteroides pacaensis:
- a CDS encoding glutamine synthetase family protein has product MKEELQMNPNLLVEFLQKPPREFTKADMIAFIREKKIKMINFMYPAGDGRLKTLNFVINNESYLDSILTCGERVDGSSLFSFIQAGSSDLYVVPRFRTAFVDPFSEIPTLSLLCSFFNKDGEPLESSPEYTLQKASKAFTEVTGMQFEAMGELEYYVIAQKEELFPATDQRGYHESGPYAKFNEFRTECMSYIAQAGGQIKYGHSEVGNFTLGDKIYEQNEIEFLPTNVEDAADQLMIAKWIIRNLAYTYGLDVTFAPKITTGKAGSGLHIHMRIMKNGKSQMLKDGKLSDTARKAIAGMMVLAPSITAFGNTNPTSYFRLVPHQEAPTNICWGDRNRSVLVRVPLGWTAKKDMCSLANPLEKSVRYDTTQKQTVEMRSPDGSADIYQLLSGLAVACRYGLEMPDALEIAQKTYVDVNIHLAENKDKLEKLDQLPSSCEASADRLQQQRAIFESYNVFSSTMIDGIIKKLKSYQDVSLRSELEKNPEEMAELVETYFHCG; this is encoded by the coding sequence ATGAAAGAAGAATTACAAATGAATCCCAATCTATTGGTGGAGTTTCTACAAAAGCCTCCCCGTGAGTTTACAAAAGCTGATATGATTGCTTTTATCCGGGAGAAGAAAATTAAAATGATTAATTTCATGTATCCTGCCGGCGACGGAAGATTGAAAACTTTGAACTTTGTGATTAATAATGAGTCTTACCTGGATTCTATTCTCACATGTGGAGAGCGGGTGGACGGTTCAAGCCTTTTTTCTTTTATCCAAGCGGGAAGTAGTGATTTATATGTAGTTCCCCGGTTCCGGACTGCATTTGTAGATCCTTTTTCTGAAATTCCTACCTTAAGTCTACTTTGTTCATTTTTTAATAAAGACGGCGAGCCGTTGGAAAGCTCTCCTGAGTATACTTTGCAGAAAGCAAGTAAAGCATTCACCGAAGTTACAGGGATGCAATTTGAAGCGATGGGCGAATTGGAGTATTACGTAATCGCTCAAAAAGAGGAACTTTTCCCGGCTACGGACCAACGGGGATACCATGAATCGGGTCCTTATGCCAAGTTTAACGAATTTCGCACAGAATGTATGAGTTATATTGCCCAGGCAGGAGGCCAAATAAAGTACGGACATTCTGAAGTGGGGAATTTTACCTTAGGGGATAAAATATATGAGCAAAATGAAATAGAATTTCTTCCTACTAACGTAGAAGATGCCGCCGACCAGTTAATGATTGCCAAATGGATTATCCGTAATTTAGCGTATACATACGGACTGGATGTAACCTTTGCTCCTAAAATTACCACAGGCAAAGCAGGTTCCGGTTTACATATCCACATGCGTATTATGAAGAACGGGAAAAGCCAGATGTTAAAGGATGGAAAGCTCTCCGATACTGCCCGGAAAGCGATTGCGGGAATGATGGTATTAGCTCCTTCCATTACGGCTTTCGGAAATACGAATCCTACTTCTTATTTTCGTTTGGTTCCTCATCAGGAAGCTCCTACCAATATTTGCTGGGGTGACCGGAACCGTTCTGTCTTGGTGCGTGTTCCGTTGGGATGGACGGCTAAAAAGGATATGTGTTCATTAGCTAACCCGTTAGAAAAAAGTGTCCGGTATGATACTACCCAGAAACAAACGGTAGAAATGCGTTCGCCGGATGGGTCGGCTGATATTTATCAACTGTTATCGGGTTTAGCAGTAGCTTGCCGGTATGGTCTTGAGATGCCGGATGCTTTGGAAATAGCGCAAAAGACCTATGTAGATGTGAATATCCATTTAGCAGAAAACAAAGATAAATTAGAAAAACTGGATCAATTGCCTTCCAGTTGTGAGGCTTCTGCCGATAGATTACAACAACAACGAGCTATTTTTGAATCGTATAATGTGTTTAGTTCTACGATGATAGACGGGATAATCAAAAAGTTGAAATCTTATCAGGATGTATCTTTGAGAAGTGAACTCGAAAAAAATCCGGAAGAAATGGCCGAATTGGTAGAAACTTATTTCCATTGCGGATGA
- a CDS encoding glycosyl hydrolase, with protein sequence MSTHYLFLLICMIACHLPLSVFSLNEISTKEGVSVMEITFDQPGAIYHKNEAGRIIIKIPDASCQAVTVQLLDTDRKVFQEKTFNREQQEEFVINYPFKLKELGYYYVKVLARSSSGQINAEEGFGIIPKVTLTEKDWDSPFGVCGHYQRYKDWRIAGVQRKLGIAWVRDEADWAKVTTEGYEFDPYLKYLDENKLCWLALFNYVNSFNGIQDATGSWRWDKEVSLIKKYVQLHKGHIMVYESQNEPNNFGGWSKRWPHPQNQQWRPHGWGRPFADLIKQMRDSIREVDPAIKLMWPGEEEWIEYFVKERNAASSIDITSIHPYVNQKKYPETEKFATGEYAKRKRDLQQMGVPTDIWVTEVGWTTYTCSGKPDRYPPISEYEQAAFLVRTYLLHLYHGATKVFWYEMVEEPYGKENPESCFGLVNYNASLTAKPSAVAYSNMVATYRHAVPVGKYKGSEETFGFAYTRKKDNILCVWREKDSKEEVLLLEHTRKLKLTDIFGRTTVLNVFQGKAHLPLTISPVTITGIDERDFQRLYIPKAEQQ encoded by the coding sequence ATGTCTACCCATTATCTTTTTCTATTGATCTGTATGATAGCTTGTCATCTTCCTTTATCCGTTTTTTCGTTAAACGAAATATCTACAAAGGAAGGTGTTTCTGTGATGGAGATAACTTTTGATCAACCGGGAGCAATTTATCACAAAAATGAGGCCGGTCGAATTATAATTAAAATTCCCGATGCTTCTTGCCAAGCAGTAACCGTCCAATTATTAGATACAGACCGGAAAGTTTTTCAGGAGAAAACTTTTAACCGGGAACAGCAGGAAGAGTTTGTAATTAATTATCCTTTTAAATTAAAAGAGTTAGGTTACTATTATGTAAAAGTACTTGCCCGGTCTTCTTCCGGGCAAATAAATGCGGAAGAAGGATTCGGTATTATTCCTAAAGTTACCCTTACGGAAAAAGATTGGGATTCTCCTTTCGGGGTGTGCGGACATTATCAACGGTATAAAGACTGGCGGATTGCCGGTGTGCAACGGAAGCTGGGGATTGCATGGGTAAGGGATGAAGCTGATTGGGCGAAAGTTACCACGGAAGGATATGAATTTGATCCTTACCTAAAGTATTTGGATGAGAATAAATTATGCTGGCTGGCTTTATTTAACTATGTAAATTCGTTTAACGGTATTCAAGATGCTACCGGAAGCTGGCGTTGGGACAAAGAGGTTTCTCTTATAAAAAAATATGTGCAGCTCCATAAAGGACATATCATGGTATATGAGTCCCAGAATGAACCCAATAATTTCGGAGGTTGGTCTAAGCGTTGGCCACATCCTCAGAACCAGCAGTGGAGGCCGCACGGATGGGGGAGGCCGTTTGCCGACCTGATTAAGCAAATGCGTGATTCCATTAGAGAAGTGGACCCCGCTATAAAACTAATGTGGCCGGGAGAAGAGGAATGGATTGAATACTTTGTAAAGGAACGGAATGCGGCTTCATCTATCGATATTACTTCTATCCACCCGTATGTAAATCAAAAAAAATATCCTGAAACGGAAAAGTTTGCTACCGGAGAGTACGCAAAACGGAAAAGGGATCTGCAACAAATGGGAGTGCCTACGGATATTTGGGTGACAGAAGTGGGGTGGACTACTTACACGTGTTCGGGGAAACCGGATCGTTATCCGCCGATTTCGGAGTATGAACAGGCAGCTTTTTTAGTTCGTACTTATCTTTTGCATCTTTACCATGGAGCGACTAAAGTATTCTGGTATGAAATGGTGGAGGAACCTTATGGAAAAGAGAATCCGGAATCGTGTTTCGGCTTGGTAAACTATAATGCGTCTTTAACGGCAAAGCCTTCGGCGGTAGCTTATTCTAATATGGTAGCTACTTACCGGCATGCAGTTCCCGTGGGAAAATACAAGGGATCTGAAGAGACATTCGGTTTTGCTTATACCCGGAAAAAGGATAATATTTTGTGTGTATGGAGAGAAAAGGATAGTAAAGAGGAAGTGCTTCTTTTAGAACACACCCGGAAATTAAAACTGACGGATATTTTCGGCCGGACAACTGTTTTGAATGTTTTCCAGGGAAAAGCACATTTGCCTCTTACTATTTCTCCTGTGACTATTACTGGAATAGATGAACGGGATTTCCAACGGTTATATATTCCTAAAGCAGAACAACAATAA
- the mutS gene encoding DNA mismatch repair protein MutS: MKQYFEIKAKHPDAILLFRVGDFYETFSEDAIAASEILGITLTRRANGSAQFVELAGFPHHALDTYLPKLVRAGKRVAICDQLEDPKLTKKLVKRGITELVTPGVSTNDTILNHKENNFLTAIHFVKDTCGIAFLDISTGEFLTAEGTVDYIDKLLNNFSPKEVLVERGNRKQFEEAFGSRFFIFELEDWVFTSDAAHDRLLKHFETKNLKGFGVQHLKMGIIASGAILHYLDLTQHTQISHITSLSRIEEDRYVRLDKFTVHSLELLGTMNEGGTSLLNVLDKTVSPMGSRMLRRWIVFPLKDCKPIEDRQNVVEFFFRHPDLKEELDAHLNQIGDLERIISKVAVGRVSPREVLQLKTALQAIEPIKECCIASEEPSLCRIGDQLNVCMLIRERIEKEINNDAPTLLNRGGVIREGVDAELDELRKIAYSGKDYLLQIQQREIENTGIPSLKIAFNNVFGYYIEVRNTHKDKVPADWIRKQTLVNAERYITQELKEYEEKILGAEEKILSLEAKLFNDLVMCLMDYIPPIQVNANLIGRIDCLLSFAKVAQLNKYIRPVVNDSDVIDIKAGRHPVIEKQLPPGEPYIANDVYLDDEKQQIIMITGPNMAGKSALLRQTALITLMAQIGSFVPAESAQIGIVDKIFTRVGASDNISVGESTFMVEMNEAADILNNLSPKSLVLFDELGRGTSTYDGISIAWAIVEYIHEHPKARAKTLFATHYHELNEMERSFKRIKNYNVSVKEVGNKVMFLRKLVPGGSEHSFGIHVAKMAGMPQSIVKRSNEILKQLESENRKEGMARPVKEITTQREGYQLSFFQLDDPILSQVRDEIKNTDVNNLTPLEALNKLSEIKRIITGK; encoded by the coding sequence ATGAAACAATATTTCGAAATTAAGGCAAAACATCCGGATGCCATTCTTTTGTTTCGCGTAGGGGACTTTTATGAAACATTTTCGGAAGATGCCATTGCCGCATCTGAAATATTAGGTATTACCCTTACCCGCCGGGCAAACGGATCTGCCCAATTTGTAGAATTGGCAGGTTTCCCTCACCACGCATTGGATACTTATCTGCCTAAGCTAGTGCGGGCGGGTAAACGGGTCGCCATTTGCGATCAGTTGGAAGATCCTAAATTAACGAAGAAGCTTGTAAAACGGGGAATTACGGAATTGGTTACGCCGGGAGTTTCTACCAATGATACGATCCTGAATCATAAAGAAAATAATTTCCTTACAGCTATTCATTTTGTGAAAGATACTTGTGGGATTGCTTTTTTGGATATTTCCACGGGAGAGTTCCTTACGGCGGAAGGAACCGTGGATTACATAGATAAATTGTTGAACAACTTTTCGCCTAAGGAAGTATTGGTTGAACGGGGAAACCGCAAACAATTCGAAGAGGCTTTCGGCTCCCGTTTTTTTATTTTCGAATTGGAAGATTGGGTGTTTACTTCCGATGCGGCTCATGACCGTTTGTTAAAACATTTTGAGACTAAAAACTTAAAAGGATTCGGGGTTCAGCATTTGAAGATGGGGATCATTGCTTCGGGAGCTATCCTGCATTATTTGGATTTAACTCAACATACCCAAATATCCCATATCACCTCTCTTTCCCGGATTGAAGAAGACCGGTATGTGCGCCTGGATAAGTTTACGGTTCATAGCCTGGAATTGTTGGGAACGATGAATGAGGGTGGAACCAGCTTATTGAATGTGCTGGATAAAACCGTTTCTCCGATGGGGTCCCGTATGTTGCGTCGTTGGATTGTATTTCCTTTGAAAGATTGCAAGCCTATAGAAGATCGGCAGAATGTAGTGGAATTTTTTTTCCGGCATCCGGATTTAAAGGAAGAGTTGGATGCCCATCTCAACCAGATAGGAGATTTGGAACGGATTATCTCCAAAGTGGCTGTAGGCAGGGTTTCTCCCCGTGAAGTGTTACAGTTAAAAACGGCTCTTCAGGCTATCGAACCTATTAAGGAATGTTGTATAGCGTCGGAAGAGCCTAGTTTGTGTCGTATTGGCGACCAGTTAAATGTTTGTATGTTAATCCGGGAACGGATTGAGAAAGAAATTAATAACGATGCCCCTACTCTTTTAAACCGGGGAGGGGTAATCCGGGAAGGTGTGGATGCCGAATTAGATGAACTACGTAAAATTGCTTATTCGGGAAAAGATTATTTGTTACAAATTCAACAGCGGGAAATTGAAAATACGGGAATTCCCAGTCTAAAAATAGCATTTAATAATGTTTTCGGTTATTATATCGAAGTACGTAATACCCATAAAGACAAAGTTCCGGCAGATTGGATACGGAAACAAACGTTAGTCAATGCCGAACGTTATATTACCCAAGAACTAAAAGAGTACGAAGAAAAAATACTAGGAGCGGAAGAAAAAATCCTTTCCTTGGAAGCCAAGCTGTTTAATGATTTGGTGATGTGCCTGATGGATTATATTCCTCCGATCCAGGTAAATGCCAATTTGATAGGACGTATCGACTGTTTGCTTTCATTTGCTAAGGTCGCTCAATTGAATAAATATATCCGCCCTGTAGTGAACGATTCGGATGTAATCGATATTAAAGCAGGCCGTCATCCGGTCATAGAAAAACAATTGCCTCCCGGAGAGCCTTATATTGCTAACGATGTGTATTTGGATGATGAGAAGCAACAGATTATTATGATTACCGGTCCGAATATGGCAGGTAAATCGGCTTTATTGCGCCAAACGGCTTTGATAACGTTAATGGCGCAAATCGGTTCTTTTGTCCCGGCTGAATCCGCGCAGATAGGCATTGTAGATAAGATATTTACCCGGGTAGGTGCTTCTGACAATATTTCCGTAGGAGAATCTACTTTTATGGTAGAAATGAACGAGGCGGCTGATATATTGAATAATCTGTCTCCGAAAAGCCTCGTATTATTTGATGAATTAGGCCGGGGTACGAGTACGTACGACGGTATTTCTATTGCCTGGGCTATTGTAGAATATATTCATGAACATCCGAAAGCGCGCGCTAAGACTCTTTTTGCCACGCATTATCATGAATTGAATGAGATGGAACGTTCGTTTAAGCGGATTAAGAACTATAATGTTTCCGTAAAAGAGGTGGGAAACAAGGTCATGTTTCTTCGTAAATTAGTTCCGGGCGGAAGTGAGCATAGTTTTGGTATTCATGTGGCAAAAATGGCGGGAATGCCGCAGAGTATCGTGAAACGGAGTAATGAGATCCTGAAACAATTGGAAAGCGAGAACCGGAAAGAGGGTATGGCGCGGCCGGTAAAGGAAATTACTACCCAGCGGGAAGGTTATCAGCTAAGCTTTTTCCAGTTGGATGATCCTATCCTTTCACAAGTACGTGACGAGATAAAAAATACTGATGTAAATAACCTTACTCCTCTGGAAGCATTAAATAAGCTAAGTGAAATTAAGAGAATAATTACCGGAAAATAA
- a CDS encoding glycoside hydrolase family 16 protein produces the protein MRVYIKKFMIGLLLGCSSGWGFAQQQSTMDTKLKENYQLVWCDEFNAPQPALPDSTSWRFETGGHGWGNNELQYYVAGIHGKDTLALVSDGTLKIKALKKQQGKNPYVSIRMNTRKSWLYGYFEARAKVTGKRGSWAAFWMLPEKFKNWPLDGEIDIMEYVGYRPDVTQASVHTQKYNHVAHTEKTATREIQNAETEFHTYGVEWTPEKITGYVDGEPYFTFENDQQGNKETWPFNVPFYLKLNLAIGGNWGASQGIDETLCPALYEIDYVRVYQAK, from the coding sequence ATGCGAGTATACATTAAAAAGTTTATGATCGGCCTTCTTTTGGGTTGTTCTTCCGGCTGGGGTTTTGCCCAGCAGCAGAGTACGATGGATACAAAGTTAAAAGAAAATTATCAACTAGTATGGTGTGATGAATTTAATGCTCCGCAGCCAGCGTTACCCGATTCTACCTCTTGGCGGTTCGAAACCGGAGGACACGGCTGGGGAAATAATGAACTTCAATATTATGTGGCAGGAATCCATGGAAAAGATACGTTAGCTCTTGTTTCGGATGGTACGTTGAAAATAAAAGCGCTTAAAAAGCAACAAGGAAAAAACCCCTATGTCTCTATCCGGATGAATACCCGGAAAAGCTGGTTGTATGGCTATTTTGAAGCCCGTGCTAAAGTTACCGGTAAGAGAGGTTCCTGGGCGGCTTTCTGGATGCTTCCGGAAAAGTTTAAAAACTGGCCTTTGGACGGGGAAATAGATATTATGGAATATGTAGGTTACCGCCCTGATGTAACCCAAGCATCGGTCCATACCCAGAAGTATAATCATGTAGCCCATACGGAAAAGACGGCAACCCGGGAAATTCAAAATGCCGAAACGGAATTTCATACCTATGGCGTAGAATGGACGCCTGAGAAAATTACCGGTTATGTAGACGGAGAACCTTATTTTACTTTCGAAAATGACCAACAGGGAAATAAAGAAACCTGGCCGTTTAATGTTCCTTTTTATCTGAAATTAAATTTGGCGATAGGAGGGAACTGGGGGGCTTCTCAAGGGATAGATGAAACGCTATGCCCGGCTTTGTATGAAATAGATTATGTACGGGTTTATCAGGCGAAATAG